The genomic stretch AGGGCTGCATCACTCTGGGTGAGGCTGGGGTGCACCTAATAAACTCTTAAAAATTTGGTGGCTTTTTACTTAAAGGACAAGAGCTAGCAAATAATTTGCATTCTCTCTACTTGAGCAATCATTTgcattcagcagggcaaactgccATTATTAGCAAGGAATGGATGTTTAATTGACCTCTAAGTGAGGGAATAAAAACTTTACAGACATCATTTTCCGATAGTCAATGGAAGAACCAATTTTATAAACTAAATATCTCTCTTATGTTGAAAAGTTATCAGATGTGAGACAaacaaattgtttccttttagtGTTCAAATTGAAGGGAAAAAGTGAAATAGCATGGAGCTATAAGAAATTAAAGCAATAATAAAGAAACCAgaattaacaaagaggagagggaGACCCTCAGGGCCATCTGTAAGGTCTCGACCTCGGCACAGGTTGTCGCAACCACTTCCGGCTCTGCAGCTTGGgcctggatctacttcatttttttaagcatgccttaaaatgagccatcaatttcattttaacggggcaaacatgagccATCAATTTGAAgcatgccccgctcaatttcatgtttgcctcgctcaatttctagtttgtctcgctcaatttcatttttgccccgcttaatttcatatttgccccgctcaatttttagtttgtcgcgctcaatttctagtttacctcgctcaatttcatgtttaccccgctcaatttctaatctgccctgctcaattttcatgtttgccccactcaaaggagatcaaagttacatgggccccgcagttatgtatttattatattcacaacgttcatccatattttgagatcatttgggagcattatctatatatatataaagaatcatatccaaagatcaactggaccacactacaaagagcagcgggaaaattgattttcaccgttaaaaattttgtagggcccatcataacatatatttttcatccaatctattcataaggtcacaaagacatggatgaagaggaaaaacaaatttcataatgagtcaaaacttatatgacccctaaaagggtttcaatagtagacgttcaatcctccattgccttttatagtttggtccacttgatagctagatttgtcttatttttcatctcaagccttaatacgaactcgtcaaatagatggacggtttggatataacacataccacataatgggacccacaaaatgccaTGGGGATTAcaacggaaaaaaaaaacaaagtagtGGGTGAGGGTCAATAGGAcactatagctacagattataatcgtagctataaccgtagcttCCATATAACAATGATCTTTCGATATTATTGAAAAAGTCCATAACTCTCTAGCGAGTTTGCCTAAGAAAagctgcaattttcgatacactatagctacggattataaccgtagccagacTATGAGTAGGCAGTccccatattttttttttaaaaaaaaactgtgttgcttttgtgggtcccatcatgaggtctgtattatatccaaaccgtccatatatttgacgagctcatattaaggcttgagaataaaaataagatagatataactatcaactggaccacactgtaaaaggcagtggggaattgaacttctaccattaaaacacttttaggggtcacagaagttttggatcattatgaaatttgtttttcctcttcatccaggtctttgtgaccctatgaataaacttagatggggaggatttctcacaaacatcacagtggccccctaaaggtttctaatggttgacgctcattcaacactgtttcctgtactgtgGTACAattagatttggatatacctcatttttggtctcatatcataaaatgatgtggaaaaataaatggacggcatggatgaaaagaatacatcatggtggggcccacagaccaccgaccatccgctattggccggtggcaggggagttcCCAATCCGTTTCGATGAAaagggggtattttcgtcctcatattcgctgtccgtacgagcaggtttAAGTTCCCAAACTAAGTTTGTATtatttcataaaaacagctggataaaaggtggggtccacagtccgaAATTTCTCTTAAAAGATGGCCCCACTTGTAGGACATCAGATGCTTATGAAACCTTATGGCCCACTAGCAGCTACCTATGATCATGATAAACGGTTATAAAATAGGCCCGATAtaattgagaagaagaagaaattcaaaCAAAAGTGATAACAAAtgcaataataataaaagaaaattaaataaataaagagagatTTTTGCATGGGAGTAGAAAGAAACATCTATTTATTTCATTAGCCAATTATTTATTGGAGGGACACTGAGCATACATTCATGCAGTAGTTGCATGGAGTTACACGTAGAGCAGACTCTTCTATATCTAAAACTAAAAACCACCTTCACCTCCTCCAACTCCACCTCCaaaaccaccaccaccacctttaCCACCTCCAGCACCTCCCCCGGCCCCACCTCCGAATCCTCCACCGCCACCAGACCCACCTCCAACTCCTCCACCACCACCAGCACCAGCACCGCCACCAACTCCACCACCCTTACCGAACCCTCCGCCAACGCCACCTCCAGCACCGCCACCGCCACCAACTCCACCACCGCCACCAGCGCCACCACCAACTCCACCACCTTTACCAAACCCTCCGCCGGCGCCACCACCAGCACCGCCTCCAGCACCACCACCAAGTCCACCACCTCCTCCAGCACCCCCTCCAGCACCACCACCAAGTCCACCACCTCCTCCAGCACCGCCGCCAGCACCACCACCAGCACCGCCACCAACTCCACCACCTTTACCAAACCCTCCACCGACGCCACCACCAGCACCACCTCCAGCACCGCCACCAAGTCCACCACCTCCTCCAGCACCACCACCAGCACCGCCGCCAGCGCCACCTCCAGCACCGCCGCCAAGTCCACCACCCTTACCAAACCCTCCGCCAGCACCAGCACCACCTCCAGCACCGCCACCACCACCAAGTCCACCACCTCCGCCAGcaccaccaccaacaccaccaccagCACCACCCCCAACACCGCCGCCAGCACCACCTCCAGCACCGCCACCAAGTCCACCACCCTTACCAAACCCTCCGCCAGCACCAGCACCACCTCCAGCACCGCCACCACCACCAAGTCCACCGCCTCCACCAGCACCACCCCCAAGTCCACCACCCTTACCAAACCCTCCACCAGCGCCAGCACCTCCACCGCCGCCCAGTCCCCCTCCAGCTCCACCACCAGCACCAGCACCGCCGCCACCACCTAGCCCCCCGCCTGCTCCAGCACCACCGCCGCCGCCTAGTCCCCCACCAGCGCCAGCACCGCCGCCTAGGCCCCCGCCACCTCCAAAACCTCCACCACTACCAATGTTATCAACAAAGCTATCTTTCTCGATACGGCGTGCTTCTACAGCTCCAACAACCAACACCGCCATTATCGCCAATGCACTGAAAACACGTACATTCTTTGAAAACCTCCCCATCTTCTCTCAAACGAAGATAAGAGAAGAAATGCTTGCTTAGTGAATTGGAATGTCAGGAAGAGATGGATATTTATAGTATATGATGGTGGTGAGAAATCAATGCATGTAGTTGAGACTTGACagaagcttctctctctctctatggccggttgggccccacagtggataGGGAatgcctacaaaaaaaaaaaatcttgggcCTTTTTCGGTTGGCTGTGAACTATTGCTCCATTCCtcttcttgaccgtccatttgcaGGACAGAAATTCATGACCCACAATCAGTCAATGGTTTATATCAGTGAACCATGTCCTCACCAGTATAAACTGATCAGAGCCTAGTGCACTGTCAGGATCATATGGGACTCAGATTTTAATAGTGTAGCACACAGCAACGATGTCGGTGCTATATCATCTTGAAAACTCTGttgacccaacatgatgtatgtgttttattaagcCATAGCATTTTagcacatgagcctaaaaatgagccaCTAGATCTCGAGTGAGCCACACAATAGGATTTAATGGTGATTTGAAtgcttactattaaaaacttcttagagcccactatcatatttatctgccatccaatacCTAAATTAGGTCACACCCAATGAAGggataatacaaatatcagcttgatccaaaacttttgtcgccccaTGGAAGTTTGTAATGGTCGGCATTAAATAACCACGGTTTCCGGCTGTGTGGTCTACCTTAGGTTTGGGTCTGctcaatttttgggctcatcccaaGAAAATGAATAGAAAGTATGGAAAAAAAAACcgttcatcatgatgggcccacagagcttttccaaaGGACATGATATCCGTCTTGTGCTACCCTATGCAATTAGTGTCCCGATAGACAGTGCCTAAACAAATCTTGGGTAGTGCCTAACGGATACACTTAATTAGGGCATGAGGTAAAAAAATGAGAacgattcaaatctcaaatggaccacacaaaaaggaaacattggtgattgaatgcggACTATTAAAAACTCTATGCGgctacaaatgttttggatcaagctgatatttatattctcCCTTGATCATCTTGTGTAACctaatcaaccggttggatggtaaataaacattatagtagtccctaggaagtttttaatggttcatgttcaatcaatactgtttcatgtgtagtccacttgagatttggattagcctCGTTTTCCGCTTACGCCCTAAAGTTAGCTGAAAAAATGAGTAGACAATGTgtataaaatacaaatatcatggtgggcccacatagctttacATGGATACATGTGTGCTACTGTATAGCAATCTGAGTCCAAATTCTCAGGCCTGTTTTGGTTGGGTCTGCAATCCTCTTCTTTACCGTCCATTTTCGGGATAGAAATTTATAATCCACGAtcaatcaatggtctagatcagtgAAGCATGGCCCCACCAGTATAAACTGAAGAGCCTAGTGTACTGTCCGGATCTTATGATCTCCAATCCCCATCATAGAAGAATGCTCCAAAATTCTACCAAATTAAGAGATCTCATCCACCAATCTTAGGCTTCCTGACTACCCATTTTCAGGTGACAAATTTAGGATTGCTCCATCAAGAGGTTTTGTGGGGATGGTTCATCACTTCATCCAGAGTCTGGCCCAACCAAAATCCATCATCTGGACCGTTGagaaatggaccccaccagtaCAAACTGGTAGATGAGTATAATTTGCAGACACATTTAACATCTGCAAAGCCAAAAGTCAGCAACATCTGACCTTAGACTTCCATTGCCGGTGCACCGCCCTTTAATAGCACTCCCCCAACTCCCAACTAACCTTAAACTCGCTAACGTACTTGAGATCTATTCCTCTACTACTATCGTAGAATAAGCTTGTTCTACATTgttgtgtgtggggcctaccatgatgtaggcCCACATCCGGTCTGTCCATAAGGTGAACCCCTTCAATTTTACActgtatcccaaaaatcaggttggttcaAAACACAGGTGGGTCACAACAAAGAGTATATATAGGATGggagcccaccatcaaaaccttccaaattgaatctgaggcccactgtgttttgtatttgccatccaatccattcataagatgcgCCAGACCTAGATTGAATAGATACCCCAAAACTCAGGCCACTCCAAAACAGAGGTGGCCATATGAAGTAATCTTAAAGGTTTTACACATGACGTGGGCTACGATGAGGTTCGGGTCAGCCTTATTTTTTGGGTTAGGAAAACATGagggggctcacatgatggacagagcggatgtcatgtaaacatcacagtggactcacACAAAAGTTGTatgtaagcttattctacaaacatTGCAGCTGAACCGGACTCAATTGGTCCACCGTCACCCGCGGGTAcggtatatatgtgtgtgtgtgtgtgtgtaacgtGCGCAGCATGAAGAGATATCTACTTACTCGTACATGGGATTTAAGTTTCTATTCACTAACGTGCACAGCTAAAGCTGTGCGACAAATGGAAGCAGCGTACATTCTTAGATGGACCGAAATCCTCTAAAGACCCATGCTCTGTCgtggtccaccatgttgtatatgcaaAAAATCCAATCCGTACGTCTATCAGGTGGGGACCTTTATGTTCAccgtatatttttttaaaaaaataaatctaatagaTAATAATCAGATGGCCATACCAATGGAAAAAGTGTTAAATTAGCCCTTAAATATATTCTTCAAGTGGtagggtccacctgagctttggataaggctgttttttttttccaattcacTTCATCATGATGGGTCACACCTGATGAAaaagtttgatgaaagatacacacaaacttatggttggaatcccatccttatttttccctgtgatgtggtccacccgagttttggatctggccgatttgtggtatgGGGATCAAGCATTGAGGATTacaactaatggatggagtggatgtcaaacAGACAACATGGCGGACCCATAAGCAGGGGATTCCATTCATGCTCCCATGCATGTTGTGGAAGTACGTACACCACGAGTACTCTACATACGCATGCAATATGTCAGTCTTACAGGCTACTCCAACGTGCATGTGCAGGAAGAAAAGTGCGCGCCCTGCAACCAGTCGAATACAAGAggacggatggatggtgtagataaaacaaatacattacaggGGGCCCATAGAGTCAGATATccgtgttggggtcaccaccgaATCGGATtgagctttgtggaccccaccatgatgtatgcgtttaatCTGCATTCCCATCcactttccagctcattttataacatgagactgaaaataagacaggtccaaatctaaggtgaactACACCATGTGAAACatcctaaggctcaccataaaACTTATTTGCTCACCATATTACTTATCTgacattgataaggtcacaagaatctaaaagaagggaaataaaaaacaCTTGATCTAAACTTTTATGGCTTGAGgaaattttaacggtgggtaATTAATTGTtatcatttcctatggtgtggtccacatgagattcggATATGCCTCATTGTTGGGCTCGTGCCTTAAAATCAAAAAATTAGTACAGTAGACTCTTTTGTATTATGCCTTCTTTTTTTCGACGCCTGATAACTTATGCTATCAAAGTAGTTTCTTAAGATATGAAAATAAAGTTTTGGACAAAAATACCTTTGGTCTTTAGAGTAAAATACTTGAAAAAAGTGGAGGTATTTACGTCTTTACAGGTTCATCCGTATAAGTAGATATCTAATTTAGTTAGGTATTTATAGGTTCATCCGTATAAGTAGATGTTTAATTTGGTTAGGTAGGCTTTGTTTAGGTCAAGTAAAAATAGGTGGGTACTCTGTCGAGTCTATGCTAAAAACTTACCTGCCCTAAAATATTTTGCCAAAACAGATAAATGAGGGGGATAAAACACGTACGTTAGAGTAAGTTGCTTAGAGGTTTTCTAGCAGCACACATACATAAGTATTGTTTGTGCTGTACCATGGAAGTGGCTTGCCTATGGCACTGGCTAAGGGTCTCTGTGGAGCCCTCTGTTTTtccagggcatgaacccaaaaatggaaGAGGTAtaaaagtcaagtggaccatgccatggaaaacaatgaggattgaacgcccaccgtttaAAACCTCATGGGGCCTATGTTAtgctttatttgccatctaaccggttcataagatcacatagatagacctggatgaatgtaaaacacaaatataagctttatccaaaacttttgtattctcaggaagttttcaacggcggtccttcaatctccactgttttctatagtgtggtccatttgagctatggatttgcttcattttttagctaatCCCCTTAAAATgacctggcaaaacagatgaccggcgtggatgaaacacatccaccaaggtgggttccacataatACCCTCCGGTGCTACCACATGCAATAGCAGGACGCGGACTGGGTACTACGCTACCAGAGCAAGCCAGAGAGGGGCTGTCCTAGTCCGGTCAACACGTAGCCCGCTTCCTTTTCAAGACAGGCTGTCTGCGACAAAGTCGGCAGAATCCGTAGTCATCCGACTGGGCCATCCCTTGACAGTCATTGCCATCCATTAAAATCCCATTGCGTCATGGCAGGGCAGTACCAAATCAGGACGTGATTGTGCATCCACCGGCTCAGCACGTGTGGTGTGGataccatgtgaggcccactttgatgtatgtgttttatccacgccgttcattatttttatagatcaatttagaacatgaataaaatacttgaaacatataaaagctcaagtggaccacactgcattaaaacaatggaaattgaatcttcaaaggccatagaagttttggatcaagctgatatttgttttccattcatctaggtctgtatgactgTATAAATACGTTTTTGATGAGAAATAAAGATTATCGTGGGACttaaagaagatttcaacggtgaatgGCACCATCTCTACTGCTTTCTACGGTGTGGTTAACTTAAGCTTTGGGTATGCTTCCATTTTGGCCTCAAAccctaaaatcaactagaaagaaGGATGgagggcttggataaaatacctacgtacgtcatggtgggccccacatagtatcACACCACGCCGCAGCGTACCAATCCGCGTACTCAGTGCAACTGCGCATGCACACACGTAGACGTCTAAAAATGACGTGAGATTCCCTCCAAAAATTCACATGGGAATCATTTTTTTATACTCTCGTGGCGTATGAtgtttgatacgcaggcactcagaaattgtatatgGGATATGTTAACTCGATCTAAACCGTCAAAACTGTGGAACTAAAGGTAAATAAGTCACAGGCCCAAAATCAGCTTGGTTGAGCAATCCTCACCATTGATTCGCGACCGATAGTTTGATAATCACATAAGTGTAATTTTTGTAATTTGTGGTTTATgatatacatctaaactgggacccacaaTTAGGCCTGTTCAATTTAAATTACTTtttgccacgtgtgcaatttttcAGCACTGGCTGCGTATCATCCAGTTCAATTTCTCATTGGCTGCATGCATACATTCGTGTGTGAATACATATGTATACGTATATATACGTGTGATGGTATGTACATGTCTAGCAGGAATCGATCCCACGGCCATGGATGCGGACTGTGCGCTGAGCCGCTCACCACCATTTATGTGCGAAGACTCTGTTGGGGCcactgatttatgtgttttattcaagcggtccattcattttttcctgatcattttaaggcaggagtccaaaattgaagcacattcaatgcttaggtggaccgcaccaaagaaaacagtgggataatggcatccaccattgaaaccttcttaaggcccactgtgatgtttaacaACAGTGATGTTTGACACTAGTTTGGATGAAGGTTAAATAGATAACAgattaattcaaaatttttgtgaccctcaaagaagttttcaatagtaagcgTTAAATTCCCAATGTTTTCAATTTGTGGTttgcttgagctttgaattttcttcaattttagtatatttttctaaaatgagcttaaaaaataggtagacaacatagataaaatacattaaTTACCTCACAATTTCctgtgtgtggtctacttgagatttggatatacttcaattttaatcacatgatctaaaatgagccggaaaagaGGATGGActgcgtgaataaaacacacgcACAAAGGTAGGCCTACAAGGTCTTCACACCACAACAAATGGTGGTGAGCACCTTACTACAAAATCCATATAGGATTAGACCACACAGCTTGCTGTGAGATGAGACCAAGAGGAGGTTCCAACTGGAACAACTGATCTAAACCGTGCAGTCAGTGGCATGCAAAATGGACCGTCCAGATAGATGATGTGAATAccaaaaagttaaaaaataaccATGTACAAGCTAACATTTCCATCTCTCGAAAGAAAAATAGAATAAGAAATTATTTAAAATGATGCAGTTCCATCATATACGGATACACATGGCGTTGTGAGAGGATTAATAGGGATGGATGACTTTCCatctaatgggccccactataaatgAAATATGGTCCGGATGTCAAAATTTACACTTGTTTCATGGCCTAACAATCCATTTAGTGGACGGTTGAAATGGAACGCATCAAAGGATCTTAGTTCGGTAAAAGGGCGTTCCCAGATCAGAGATTAGGATAATTAGATTTTGACATTACTatctgcagtgggtcccacaatttcaACCGGTCAATTTAAATCAACATGATTGTGTATATTTTATTGGTGCTCGGATATTAATCATCATTCTCTGACACCACCGAACTTTCTGGTGCCTCGACGTGGTGAGATGTGATTGAGCCACATGCCACCGTATCGATAGGCCCACCCAAAGCATCTTTGAAAGTCGTTAGGTTGATTACATAATTCGACAGGCCCATCTCCAACACTGGCATATGGCTAGTCAAATCCTATCACTTCGGTCACAAGGCAATTCATATCCCTTTGAATTAGTAGTACTCTTTCCAACAAAACatttccatggggcccactgtgatgtatcatttttattcatgctgtacatttgttttaccatctcattttgaATAGCCGGAAACCCAAGGTTGAAGAAGTTTTCGGCCAAGCTGATAAATGTGCTTTCATTTCATTTCGATCTTTGTGACTTTATATACTTAAGATGACAAGTAAACACCACCATATATAAGACCGTCATTATTCCACTGTATCccatgatgtggtctacttgagcttcgcatatgctttatttttcaactcatgcactaaaatgagttggcagaatggattgacgatgtggataaaacacatacatcttggtggcccaCATAGTCCACATGGTCCTGACACCATGTAGCtcggtggtgttggggtcaccaaaACATTTATTTTATGTAGATGATACAGTAAAAAATTTCAAAGATATACATAACTCAAATGATCTTGTTAATTAGATCATTGGACTTTAGAGCAACagtagaaagatagaactgattAATGGCCTGGATTCAGTggttgaaaatgaaggaaatgaagGCTAGGATCGTCTGAGAGGTGTACGTGATTTTCGAAATTAGGTCATCCATGATGTAgctactagatggacggtcctgattgacTTGTAACCAATTGTACTTTGGAGAGATGAACCCGGTAGAGTATGAGAGCCATGCACATGCATTTATCCAATCTTTATGGGCCATACATGTGCCTAACGGTTGAAATGTAGGGGCCTAAGGGAGATGGAGTAAACCAAAATCATATTGATCGGATAGTTCTAACCTTTTGTTTATGGTTATTAGTTTGAAGAATTTGGATCATCGGATGCTTtcattctaaccgtccatttgttggtcACCGATCAGAGGTTGTAATGATCGTCTAGTGTGATTGTTGGGTTATGACAGAGCTTCATTGAGCTCTAAGAacttgaacggtttggattggtgAGATccagctttgctaagcccacacgcgtgtaaaGGCAGCTCATGTACATCCCACACGTTTCCTCATGGAAAAtgggtgtgagatccaatccagcCAGTAGAGGACTACCACGGTTTAGattccctggcccaaaaatcaggttagtccactggtcaggtgggccacaattaactatacaaattgttttttaaaaataaaaatcagctggAGTTTTCTAACCGGTCCACCTATTTCCAGTATCATGGCACATCTACTAAGTAGATGACCTGGGAATAATGACTAtaggatggggcccacttgatggatgttgtggatttTGCACTTGTTGGCCACATGGGCACATATGGTGTCACGTACTTTAAGAGGCATCTATATTTCTGACCAAAACTCTAATATCAACCAGGGAAGTTATTGCATACTTGGGTAAAGTATCAAATCTGCAGGTACTCTCAAATGGTATAAACCAGGTACATTTGCTCAGATAAAGGTATGGCACATTCAACACACTTGAAAGGCGGAGGGGAAGAAAAGCTGATTGAGAAAAAAAAGGAATAGGGTTGCGCAGGTGTCAAAGTTCTTTGAGCTCTACCTTAAGGTATGTGTTTTACTTGCGTCATCCATtccttttgccagctcatttagggcatgataaaaaaataaaaatgaaataaatccacatctcaagtggactgcacgagaaaaaatattcattgaaagttcattattaaaaacttcttaaggtccattgtaatatttatttttcatccaacctaaccataaggtcatataaatttaaataaagggaaaacacaaatatcaacttgatcagaaaTTTTTGTAACCCTAAAATGTTTTCAATATTAATAAGTGTTCAATCTGTATCGTTTtttatggtatggttcacctgaggtttatgtctgccttattttttggcttatgccctaaatgagatagtaaaatggatgaatagtgtggttaaaacacatatatcatagtagggcccatggAGCTTTGACATCATTAATTGTTggtgtcactagccaaaccatgtCCAGGAAAGAGGGAAATAGACATGTTATATGCAAGTgagtgctatatatatatatatatatatatatatatatatatatatatatatatatatatatatatatatatatatatatatatatatatttgctccaaaatatataaaatgacaaagagagagagagattttgctaTTTTTCTTACTTTGCTCACTTAAGTCCTTGAACTGCCAAACCTTGGAACTGGTGTTTTATGATGAGCCGACACAATAAATGTACATATTAGATGTTACATAaccattaagatgggcctcatagaaCCTTGCATAGTATTGCTTTGTAGGAGCTACACAGAGGAAGAGGAGGTGGACGCAGGCTACACAAAGTAGGTGAAATCTATACCATCCCTTATATGGTACAATGTCAACCATTTCCTCCCGCGTAACTACATTTTTATCATGAATTTACCTTCTCTTCACTAATGTTGTGATGGGAAAATGTCCAAAGTTAAGGGCATTAGACAGTCAActaattaaattgttgaaagcaTTGTTGGTGAAACCGATTGCCTCATGCTATAGAAATAATGAACCAACAATAAATTTAAAAGTGATATTTGACAAtcaattataaatataaaaatgttCAGTCCTAAACAACCAttcacctttttaaaaaaaaaaaaaaaactttccttcACTAAATTAAGAAAGTACCTCTTATGTCACAGTGAATTTTATTGGGAAAACACACTTTTTCTTTCATGTGTAAAATGATGAGATTAATAATATAAATTATTTAATGAAGGAAAATCACttctaatataaataa from Magnolia sinica isolate HGM2019 chromosome 17, MsV1, whole genome shotgun sequence encodes the following:
- the LOC131231482 gene encoding glycine-rich cell wall structural protein-like isoform X2, encoding MGRFSKNVRVFSALAIMAVLVVGAVEARRIEKDSFVDNIGSGGGFGGGGGLGGGAGAGGGLGGGGGAGAGGGLGGGGGAGAGGGAGGGLGGGGGAGAGGGFGKGGGLGGGAGGGGGLGGGGGAGGGAGAGGGFGKGGGLGGGAGGGAGGGVGGGAGGGVGGGAGGGGGLGGGGGAGGGAGAGGGFGKGGGLGGGAGGGAGGGAGGGAGGGGGLGGGAGGGAGGGVGGGFGKGGGVGGGAGGGAGGGAGGGGGLGGGAGGGAGGGAGGGFGKGGGVGGGAGGGGGVGGGGGAGGGVGGGFGKGGGVGGGAGAGGGGGVGGGSGGGGGFGGGAGGGAGGGKGGGGGFGGGVGGGEGGF
- the LOC131231482 gene encoding glycine-rich cell wall structural protein-like isoform X1; translated protein: MGRFSKNVRVFSALAIMAVLVVGAVEARRIEKDSFVDNIGSGGGFGGGGGLGGGAGAGGGLGGGGGAGAGGGLGGGGGAGAGGGAGGGLGGGGGAGAGGGFGKGGGLGGGAGGGGGLGGGGGAGGGAGAGGGFGKGGGLGGGAGGGAGGGVGGGAGGGVGGGAGGGGGLGGGGGAGGGAGAGGGFGKGGGLGGGAGGGAGGGAGGGAGGGGGLGGGAGGGAGGGVGGGFGKGGGVGGGAGGGAGGGAGGGGGLGGGAGGGAGGGGGLGGGAGGGAGGGAGGGFGKGGGVGGGAGGGGGVGGGGGAGGGVGGGFGKGGGVGGGAGAGGGGGVGGGSGGGGGFGGGAGGGAGGGKGGGGGFGGGVGGGEGGF